The nucleotide window CCACAAAATGCAGACTTTAAAAGATTATCAAATAAGTTGCAAGGGGAGCTCTCTAGAGGAACAAGGGAGCTCTTAgacttaaaataactaaattatcTTCAAGATTTCCAGTGAAAAGGAAGAGTTTAAGAGTGTGAAAAGATTAACAgtaggggagaagaggaaaaatgGAGAATGCGGTGGAGGGAAGTTTTCTGCTCTATATACATTTGTATAACTTGAGATATTTAAATCATATCAATGTATTGTCTACATAATGTATtaaaagagaagaggaggaggaaaaggacaaAATTAAGTTACATAAGCATCTAAAAAGCTAAATGGGAGATGATGTAGATATGAATATGATAAAAATTACCAGGTTCTCAGAGATACAGAGGATGCAACTTTAAGAACAGGAATCAGATGCAGAGAGAATAAATGAGACCGCCAGATGTATTAGGCTAATAagcacagttttaaaacacagacaTTACCCCGCCAAACCCATCACAGCAACAGGGCTGTGCTAAAGCTGTTACAAACCCAAATTCTCCAATTAACCCTACTCTATCCTGTGTTCCCGCTATTTAGACTTGAGCATACACCACAAACCTCATCCATCaaatgttcacagaaaaagtgaCAGTCTTACCTGCAGTATGTCAATCCCCAGAAGCAGTTTGATGAGACTCTTAGAATAAGATGTACCCAtactgtaaaaaaaagaaatctgttttccactttgctttccttgTTTTAATGCTTTTATCAACTTTTCTCAATAAAATTGGTTAAATACATAATCTTTAAAGAGGAACTACCGTTAGAcaagaaatacagaaatgagCAGATGGCTCTTTGCAAGGGAGAAGTAGAGATTTGAAATTGTGTCAACATAGGTGAAACACATTCTAGACAACACTGATTTTTAGGCTCATAACCACAAGCTTAGGAATTTTAAACTTAGTTTAAACTCTGAGGAAAAGAGAGCTTACaccaaaaatgaaatttgaaacaactgtgctctccctccccagccccatgcAGTTAGCGGAACAGACTAAATTTCAGCAAGATTCCATGCCTCCTCTCCACACCTGGCTTCCTCATCCTGCAGACGCTCACAAGACAAAAGGCAGTTCCTGAAACTGTCTTCATCCTCAATGTAAGACTCCAGGCCACTAACAAATTCTTCTATTATCTtaaggagatttaaaaaataaaaaagaataaaatttttagtttaatatttgCTGTTAAAAATCATTCTAGCCCACTCAACTTTATACCAGTGTCCTTAAATTCCAAATTTTAGAGTTATGCTGGCAGAAGCAAAAATACCAGGGGAAAAATACATACTTTGGGATAGGAGGGGTGTCTCCTCAGGGTCTGAAAGAGCCTCTTTTGGAAAGCTATTTGATCCACAGCTATACAGAAAAAAGAAGAGCTGGTCACCAGTTTCCTACCATAGTTTTCCTTCTCTAAAAACCCAAGTTTCTTGCCTGATgaaaccaataaaaatattttcaacctaATTTCAgagccaaatctttttttttttttttgagacggagttttgctccgttgcctaggctggagtgcagtgacatgatttcagctcactggaacctccgcctcctgggttcaagtgattctcttgcctcagcctcccaagtagctgggactacaggcgcgtttttgttttgttttgttttgttttgtatttttagtagagacagggtttcactgtgttagccaggatggtctcgatcgcctgacctcatgatccaccctcctcagcctcccaagtgctgggattacaggcatgagccaccgtgcccagcccagatatAACCCATGGGGTTATATCTAAACCCACATAAAAGACTTagctttggctgggcgcggtggctcacacctgtaatcccagcactttgggaggccaaggcaggcggatcacaaggtcgggagatcgagaccaccctggctaacacagtgaaactctgtctcgactaaaaatacaaaaaattagccaggcgtggtggcgggagcctgtagtcccagctacttgggaagctgaggcaggagaatggcgtgaacacaggaggtggagcttgcagtgagcagagatcgcgccactgcactccagcctgggcgacagagcaagactccgtctcaaaaaaaaaaataaataaataaataaaaagacttagCTTTGATAGCAGATAGCCACTAAGTGTTCTAAAAAAGACCTGCCATAACCTTAGCAAGATAGAATAATCTGTTCCCCCAAAACAGAATCTTGTAGGgctttataaattttcttctgaaattattctgACACTGATACAGCTGCTttctggatatttattttttcataagaaaacacaaaataaataatatataatattttttctaataaaaggATGAGAAATGCTTTACTTAACACGTAGTAATGAGGACCAAAGActgtaccattttctttttccttttgttttttggaaatggagtctcactcttatcgcccaggctggagtgcagtggtgcaatcttggctcactgaaagtttcgcctcccgggttcaggcaattctcctgactcaggcacccgagcagctgggactacaggcacacgccaccatgcccggctaattttttgtattttagtagagacgtgttgcccaggctggtcacaaattcctgagctcaggcaatctgcctgcctcgagccttccaaagtgctgggatgataaacgtgagccaccgcgcccggcctgactgTACCATTTTCTAAAAAGCAGTTTCAACTTCGTCTCAAGATGGATGGCCCTCTCATTTCTAATCTTCATTGCCTCTCTATTTAGAAAGCCCACGATTCAGTCCTGAGCTATTTCATTAAACCCAGAgaataaaattagattaaaatattACCTAGTTGATTCTGACTCTCTCCTGTTTTAAGAATAATTCCTGATATCTTAAGAAGCTTTACAAAGATGCTGTCATTTTCTTCAACTTCATTAGCAATATgagatttctttgtctttttggaaAGTGGTTGCTTCCTGgtttctgaaaatagaaaaattttcaaGAATATGGCAAACagtaaaggaaaaattaaaacttaaaccCAGGAATAATAATCCTGAGAGGAAAACTGATGTGTCCTTAAAAATTATACTAGGATTGATGCTGTAGTGAAATAAACTATCTTCAGCAATAGTGgcttccaaaacaaacaaacaaacaaacaaatagaattaTTTTCACCTATTTTCATTTGAAGAATTCAAAATGTGCCATttctggccaggcaaggtggctcatgtggtaatcccagcaatttaggaggccaaggcaggaggatcacttgaaaccaggagttcaagaccagcctgggcaacaaagtgagatttcccccatctccctctcccccgcccacacacacacactagttaGGTGAGGAgacgcgcacctgtagtcccagctacttccgAGGCTAAGGCGGAagaataacttgagcccaggaggttaaggctatagtgagctacgatagtaccactgcactccagcctgggtgacaagagggaaatccccatctctaaaaaaataaattcaaacaaaCAAGTGCCTAACGAGAATAACCCATGGAAATGTTTTCCACCCAAATACTAAACTAGCCAGTGTCTCTCAAGCTGTTGCCTGCAAACCACTGTACCGGAATCCCTGGGAAGCTtattaaaatgcatattcctgaccgagcacagtggctcaggcctgtaatcccagtactttgggaggccgaggcaggctgatcacctgagctcaggagttcaagaccagcctggctaacgtggtgaaaccccatctctactaaaaataca belongs to Pongo pygmaeus isolate AG05252 chromosome 2, NHGRI_mPonPyg2-v2.0_pri, whole genome shotgun sequence and includes:
- the FANCD2 gene encoding Fanconi anemia group D2 protein isoform X4, translating into MVSKRRLSKSEDNESLTEDASKTRKQPLSKKTKKSHIANEVEENDSIFVKLLKISGIILKTGESQNQLAVDQIAFQKRLFQTLRRHPSYPKIIEEFVSGLESYIEDEDSFRNCLLSCERLQDEEASMGTSYSKSLIKLLLGIDILQPAIIKTLFEKLPEYFFENKNSDEINIPRLIVSQLKWLDRVVDGKDLTTKIMQLISIAPENLQHDIITSLPEILGDSQHADVGKELRWINTLSPSK